The proteins below come from a single Eriocheir sinensis breed Jianghai 21 chromosome 11, ASM2467909v1, whole genome shotgun sequence genomic window:
- the LOC126996800 gene encoding PDZ domain-containing RING finger protein 4-like, which translates to MSVMIRVSSPGINFPLCHIPPVLTNLLLQVNGHDVSGLSHTEAVQVFQEAEEPILVQVLRRPHNNNTQQHPPSPPAHAHAPGKQGRKGEEEEEEEAREEEGSVRDGDSSTTGTQTEISLMGVSEWEVAASAWAAAAAGVGVGVGDGSDSDSPDGDYIFPGDLPQSISQYLEQEIDLEEIILERTTENEKLGLTLYYSNAPAPPPTHVAEQDPGAAEDEGGGDGGAGQQAYKGVVTEVLVSQIEQGTVASRDGRLRIGDQILQINGVELTTKAQTEELFAGCGTRVSLLVSRTQYYDEDDLVEGEVLEDVVEEEEEVELLEANSEFLTSRSPVLSMRSSNSGDSKKVSQEDSAHASTTRSSSSSTSSSCERKPTKRDSSTSSTSSRGSQVQVAGAGTMEREMAVLGEKMAELAQECEELEAERRGGPKEVEAPYKVPLEVQQKQQQQALQQQKRSPAKGSVSGRPPARPPPPPGSESEHIYESIPDVSESDEPIYCVPYEPGGGGSGRRRTPGRASTQPRPQGHQKALQPQPAQSGRAGRGSGTSSSSGGSVRERRAAERKQSVEKWMRENPHPRSPPSTKPSPTPPKPQEERDSSSAYNTGDSTGSTHQPPTLELSLGQDPALRQSTLTLCPPTHDQSLQVSLESDTYSAISCDSCRRCMRLPPLHASLPQKSSGAGRSQDSDHASTAPPPHPPTHKPPGAPPDTESNRNYVTFLPAQTMYTNAANLQQTIWLQQQLFRQALTRDTSAPSTPTSTPRGLPPRAPPRAHHDQPVKMEWKVKRRPDGTRYITQRPVRSKILKERAIKINEERAGLTTDDDAMSEMKLGRYWSREERKRHLEKERERRRRHELLRRQHQQQQPQPQAAQSQAPTAHLPPEEPVQPPPRPSTLENGLHQALWRDHSSRRKTSATLDASHRKVSSSRKREPEEPPYGVRTPVVPLNPPPPPHQAGQQLVKGLLSVTTV; encoded by the exons ATGAGTGTTATGATTAGAGTAAGTTCTCCAGGTATTAATTTTCCCCTGTGCCACATCCCCCCGGTGCTAACGAACCTCCTTCTCCAGGTGAACGGGCACGACGTGAGCGGGCTGAGCCACACTGAGGCGGTGCAGGTGTtccaggaggcggaggagcccATCCTGGTGCAGGTGTTGCGGCGcccccacaacaacaacacccagcaGCACCCGCCCTCGCcccccgcccacgcccacgccccgggaaagcaggggaggaagggcgaggaggaggaggaggaggaggcgcgggaggaggaggggagtgtgaGGGATGGAGATAGCAGCACAACGGGGACGCAGACGGAG ATTTCCCTGATGGGCGTGAGCGAGTGGGAGGTGGCGGCGTCAGCgtgggcggcggcagcggcgggcgTGGGCGTTGGTGTGGGTGACGGGAGCGATTCTGACTCCCCGGACGGCGACTACATCTTCCCCGGCGATCTCCCGCAGTCGATCTCGCAGTACTTGGAGCAGGAGATTGACCTTGAA gagATCATCTTGGAACGCACCACGGAGAATGAGAAACTCGGCCTCACCCTCTACTACAGCaacgcccccgcccccccgcccacGCACGTAGCGGAGCAGGACCCGGGGGCAGCAGAGGACGAGGGCGGGGGCGATGGGGGGGCGGGGCAGCAGGCGTACAAGGGCGTGGTGACGGAGGTCCTCGTGTCCCAGATTGAGCAGGGGACGGTGGCGAGCAGGGACGGCAGGCTGAGGATAGGCGACCAGATCTTGCAG aTCAATGGTGTGGAGCTCACTACCAAGGCTCAGACCGAGGAGCTGTTTGCTGGCTGTGGCACGAGGGTCAGCCTGCTAGTCTCCCGCACCCAGTATTAC GACGAGGATGACCTGGTGGAGGGCGAGGTgctggaggacgtggtggaggaggaggaggaggtggagctgcTGGAGGCCAACTCGGAGTTCCTCACAAGCAG GTCCCCGGTGCTGTCCATGCGCAGCAGCAACAGCGGCGACAGCAAAAAGGTCTCCCAGGAGGACTCGGCCCACGCCAGCACcacccgctcttcctcctcctccacttcctcctcctgtgaACGGAAACCCACCAAGAGAgactcctccacatcctccacctcctctagaGGCTCACAG GTGCAGGTCGCTGGCGCCGGCACGATGGAGCGGGAGATGGCCGTATTGGGGGAGAAGATGGCAGAGCTGGCCCAGGAGTGCGAGGAGCTGGAAGCAGAGCGGCGGGGCGGCCCCAAGGAGGTGGAGGCCCCGTACAAGGTTCCTCTTGAAgtgcagcagaagcagcagcagcaggcactACAGCAACAAAAACGGTCTCCAGCCAAAGGGTCAGTCTCTGGGCGGCCGCCAGccaggccgccgccgccccctgGCTCAGAGTCGGAGCACATCTACGAGTCCATCCCAGACGTGAGCGAGTCTGACGAGCCCATCTACTGTGTCCCGTATGAACCCGGCGGTGGCGGCAGCGGCCGCCGCCGCACGCCAGGCCGCGCCAGCACCCAGCCCCGGCCCCAGGGCCACCAGAAGGCCCTGCAGCCCCAGCCGGCCCAGTCTGGCCGGGCAGGCCGGGGcagcggcaccagcagcagcagcggcggcagtgTGCGTGAGCGGCGGGCGGCAGAGCGGAAACAGTCCGTGGAGAAGTGGATGAGGGAGAACCCTCACCCTCGCTCCCCCCCTTCCACCAAGCCATCACCAACCCCcccgaagccccaggaggagcgggactcctcctccgcctacaaCACCGGGGACTCCACCGGGAGCACCCACCAGCCCCCCACACTGGAACTGAGCCTCGGCCAGGACCCCGCCCTCAGGCAGTCCACCCTCACCCTCTGCCCGCCCACACACGACCAGTCACTCCAG gtGAGCCTTGAGTCGGACACATACTCCGCCATCTCCTGCGACAGCTGCCGCCGCTGCATGAGGCTTCCGCCCCTCCATGCGTCCCTCCCACAGAAGAGCAGCGGTGCGGGGCGGAGTCAGGACTCAGACCACGCCTCCACcgccccacccccccatccccccacacacaagccCCCCGGTGCTCCCCCAGACACGGAGAGCAACAGGAATTACGTGACCTTCCTGCCGGCCCAGACCATGTACACCAACGCCGCTAATCTGCAGCAGACCATCTGGCTCCAGCAGCAGCTCTTCCGGCAGGCCCTCACCAGGGACACCagcgccccctccacccccacctccaccccacgCGGCCTGCCCCCCCGCGCCCCGCCAAGAGCCCACCATGACCAGCCCGTCAAGATGGAGTGGAAG GTGAAGCGTCGGCCTGATGGCACTCGGTACATCACGCAGCGTCCCGTCAGGAGCAAGATTCTGAAGGAGCGTGCCATCAAGATCAACGAGGAGCGCGCCGGACTGACCACAGACGATGATGCCATGTCCGAGATGAAG CTTGGCCGCTACTGGAGTCGGGAGGAGCGCAAGCGTCACCTggagaaagagcgagagcgacGGCGGCGACATGAGCTGCTGCGTCGCCAGCACCAACAGCAGCAGCCCCAGCCCCAGGCAGCACAGTCCCAGGCCCCTACAGCACACCTTCCCCCTGAGGAGCCCGTGCAGCCGCCCCCACGTCCCAGCACCCTCGAGAACGGCCTTCACCAGGCGCTCTGGCGGGACCACTCCAGCAGAAGGAAGACCTCGGCCACCCTGGACGCCTCCCACAGGAAAGTGTCGTCCTCCAGGAAGCGTGAGCCGGAGGAGCCGCCCTATGGAGTGAGGACGCCCGTGGTGCCGCTCAACCCGCCCCCGCCGCCACACCAGGCCGGCCAGCAGCTGGTGAAAGGCCTCCTCTCCGTCACCACCGTCTGA